From the Pseudomonadota bacterium genome, one window contains:
- a CDS encoding anhydro-N-acetylmuramic acid kinase yields the protein MALFIGLMSGTSMDAVDTALADFHGDQLSLIAFHQYPLPPDLTSALIATRRRAIDLALEQYGRLHIRVGRLFAEAVEEILRNASMTPQQIAAIGSHGQTILHSVQGGEPFSLQIGDPNVIAAITGIATVADFRGADIAAGGQGAPLTPAFHESQFRTAAANRVILNIGGIANISILPAHLELPVTGFDTGPGNGLLDDWALRHLGVPIDRDGRWSAQGAVDRDLLAKAKSDPYFTLPPPKSTGRDYFNLDWLDGILKAMHCPPHPQDVQATLLRLTAETITGAVVRYAPPGSEVLACGGGTGNPVLMSVLAQLLGQQPVATTALYGLDPRCIEAVTFAWLAKRRLEGRPGNLPAVTGARKPVVLGAIYAA from the coding sequence ATGGCCCTCTTTATCGGACTCATGTCCGGTACCAGCATGGATGCCGTCGATACGGCCTTAGCCGATTTTCATGGCGATCAGCTTAGTCTCATCGCCTTTCACCAATATCCTCTGCCGCCAGACCTAACCTCGGCGCTTATTGCGACCCGGCGTCGCGCGATCGATCTTGCTCTAGAGCAGTACGGCCGATTACATATTCGAGTCGGACGGCTCTTCGCCGAGGCCGTCGAAGAAATTCTCCGTAATGCAAGCATGACCCCGCAGCAGATCGCGGCCATCGGGAGCCATGGGCAAACGATCCTCCACAGCGTACAAGGCGGCGAGCCCTTCTCGCTGCAAATTGGTGATCCGAATGTCATCGCCGCGATCACGGGGATCGCCACCGTTGCCGATTTCCGGGGCGCTGATATCGCCGCCGGTGGACAAGGCGCGCCGCTGACACCCGCCTTTCACGAGTCGCAGTTCCGTACCGCGGCAGCCAATCGTGTGATCCTGAACATCGGTGGAATCGCAAATATATCGATCTTACCGGCTCATCTCGAGTTGCCGGTCACGGGATTCGATACCGGGCCGGGTAACGGCCTCCTCGATGACTGGGCATTACGCCACCTGGGTGTTCCAATCGACAGAGACGGCCGGTGGTCGGCCCAAGGCGCCGTCGATCGGGATCTGCTGGCGAAAGCCAAGAGCGACCCCTATTTTACGCTACCGCCTCCTAAATCGACCGGGCGCGATTATTTCAATCTGGATTGGCTCGACGGGATCCTGAAGGCAATGCATTGCCCTCCACACCCGCAAGACGTGCAGGCAACTCTATTAAGGCTCACGGCCGAAACGATCACGGGAGCAGTAGTAAGATATGCCCCTCCTGGCTCGGAGGTCCTGGCGTGCGGTGGGGGAACCGGAAACCCTGTGCTCATGTCGGTACTGGCGCAACTCCTTGGCCAGCAGCCCGTAGCGACGACCGCGCTTTATGGTTTAGATCCCAGGTGCATTGAGGCTGTCACCTTCGCTTGGCTTGCAAAGCGGCGTCTCGAAGGCCGGCCGGGAAATCTCCCGGCAGTCACAGGAGCCAGAAAACCCGTGGTCTTAGGGGCCATCTATGCGGCCTAA
- a CDS encoding polymer-forming cytoskeletal protein yields MFGRRKKRKISKVDSLVGQNTQILGNVNFDGGLHVDGAIKGNVYATDQQSSVLTLSDRGTIEGEVRVPYVVLNGVVLGDVYANQHIELAPSARVEGNVYYGLIEMAVGAEVNGKLLRTAETEKLALALSHHSVVESEALSAAGVRPAATSLDG; encoded by the coding sequence ATGTTCGGAAGACGGAAAAAGCGAAAAATTTCCAAAGTGGATTCGCTCGTCGGGCAGAACACCCAGATATTGGGCAACGTCAACTTCGATGGCGGCTTGCATGTTGATGGTGCGATCAAGGGCAACGTTTATGCGACCGACCAGCAAAGCTCGGTGCTGACGTTGAGCGACCGCGGTACGATTGAAGGCGAGGTGCGGGTTCCTTATGTGGTTTTGAACGGCGTAGTACTGGGAGACGTTTATGCTAACCAGCATATTGAACTGGCGCCGAGCGCCCGCGTCGAAGGTAATGTTTATTATGGATTGATCGAGATGGCGGTCGGGGCGGAAGTCAATGGCAAGTTGCTGCGCACCGCCGAGACCGAGAAGCTGGCACTGGCGTTAAGCCATCACAGCGTGGTTGAATCTGAAGCACTATCGGCGGCCGGCGTCAGGCCCGCGGCGACGAGTTTGGATGGGTAG
- the erpA gene encoding iron-sulfur cluster insertion protein ErpA, with amino-acid sequence MNTIATENPLMFTDAAAIKVRELMAEEGSAALMLRVFISGGGCSGFQYGFTFEEALGDGDTIVENQGVKLLVDPMSFQYLTGAEIDYSEGLDGARFVIRNPNAATTCGCGSSFSA; translated from the coding sequence ATGAACACGATCGCTACAGAAAATCCTTTAATGTTCACTGATGCCGCCGCAATCAAAGTGCGCGAGCTGATGGCTGAAGAAGGCAGCGCGGCGCTTATGCTGCGCGTGTTTATCTCGGGGGGCGGATGTTCCGGCTTTCAGTACGGGTTTACCTTTGAAGAAGCGCTCGGCGATGGAGATACGATCGTCGAAAATCAGGGCGTCAAGCTTTTGGTCGACCCGATGAGCTTCCAATACCTTACCGGCGCCGAGATCGATTACAGCGAAGGACTCGATGGCGCCCGATTTGTGATCCGCAACCCCAATGCCGCTACCACCTGCGGATGCGGGTCCTCGTTCTCGGCTTAG
- a CDS encoding DUF4126 domain-containing protein, with protein MDITSTIALTMGVAWASGINLYAAIFMLGYLGSTGEIVLPPDLEVLTSPVVLGASGFMYCVEFFADKVPGVDTSWDILHTFIRIPAGAILAMQAVGDVHPAAELAALLIGGSLAAGSHAIKAGSRVMINTSPEPFSNWVASIGEDVLVIGGLWTALHHPLLFLIGLVVFILLSAWLLPRIWRGIKSLFQTIRRWFGFKPSPEPPPDKHP; from the coding sequence GTGGATATCACCAGTACGATTGCCCTGACGATGGGCGTCGCTTGGGCAAGCGGTATCAACCTCTACGCCGCTATTTTCATGCTCGGCTATTTAGGATCGACAGGAGAGATCGTGCTCCCCCCCGATCTCGAGGTGCTCACAAGCCCCGTTGTATTAGGCGCCTCGGGATTCATGTATTGCGTCGAATTCTTTGCCGATAAGGTGCCCGGCGTCGATACGAGCTGGGACATCCTGCATACTTTTATACGCATCCCCGCCGGAGCGATCTTGGCGATGCAAGCCGTCGGGGACGTCCACCCGGCGGCCGAGCTTGCCGCCCTTCTCATCGGAGGTTCGCTCGCCGCCGGCAGCCACGCGATCAAGGCCGGCAGCCGAGTCATGATCAACACCAGCCCCGAACCCTTTAGTAACTGGGTTGCATCGATCGGGGAAGACGTGCTCGTCATCGGCGGCCTGTGGACGGCATTGCATCATCCGCTGCTGTTTTTGATCGGGCTCGTCGTCTTTATCCTCCTCTCCGCCTGGCTACTGCCGAGAATATGGCGTGGAATCAAGAGTCTGTTCCAAACGATCAGGCG
- the argC gene encoding N-acetyl-gamma-glutamyl-phosphate reductase codes for MIKVAVVGGTGYTGVELLRLLAQHPAVSLDVITSRAEAGTPVARMFPSLRGHVDLAFSPPDIERLQGCELVFFATPNGTSMTMVRPLIDARVRVIDLAADFRLRSAEVFERWYGLRHGCPDLLEQAVYGLPELNREAIKDAHLVANPGCYPTAVILGLAPLIEARLVRADRLIADAKSGVSGAGRQESVAHLFAEAGDTLKAYGVAGHRHLPEILQALARISGSDADLVFVPHLVPMIRGIHVTLYAELLRREVDIQHVYEERYRREPFIDVLPPGSHPETRSVRGCNICRIATHRPGQADRIVVLSVIDNLVKGAAGQAIQNMNLMFGLKETCGLASIGLSP; via the coding sequence ATGATCAAGGTTGCCGTCGTCGGCGGAACCGGGTACACCGGCGTCGAGCTATTGCGCTTGCTCGCCCAACACCCGGCGGTTAGTCTCGATGTCATCACCTCACGTGCCGAGGCGGGCACGCCTGTCGCACGCATGTTCCCGAGTTTAAGAGGGCATGTCGACTTGGCGTTTTCACCGCCCGACATCGAACGCTTGCAAGGGTGCGAGTTGGTTTTTTTTGCAACCCCGAATGGGACCTCGATGACCATGGTGCGGCCATTGATCGATGCCCGGGTCCGGGTCATAGACCTGGCGGCGGATTTCCGGCTTAGGAGCGCCGAGGTTTTCGAGCGCTGGTATGGTCTGCGCCACGGGTGTCCGGATCTTTTAGAGCAGGCGGTTTATGGGCTGCCGGAATTAAATCGTGAAGCGATCAAGGACGCCCATCTTGTTGCCAATCCGGGCTGTTACCCTACGGCGGTCATACTCGGTCTCGCGCCTCTTATCGAGGCGCGTCTGGTGCGAGCGGATCGATTGATCGCCGACGCCAAGTCAGGTGTCAGTGGTGCGGGCCGGCAGGAGAGCGTCGCCCACTTGTTCGCCGAAGCAGGTGATACACTGAAAGCGTATGGCGTCGCGGGTCACCGGCACTTGCCTGAAATCCTGCAGGCGCTCGCCCGCATCAGCGGTAGCGATGCCGATCTCGTGTTTGTACCGCATTTGGTCCCGATGATCCGCGGTATCCATGTTACCCTATATGCTGAGCTGCTTCGTCGCGAGGTCGATATTCAACACGTGTACGAAGAAAGATATCGGCGGGAACCGTTCATTGACGTGCTGCCGCCGGGCAGCCACCCGGAGACGCGGTCGGTGAGAGGGTGCAATATTTGCCGCATCGCCACGCACCGGCCGGGTCAAGCCGATCGAATAGTGGTATTATCTGTGATCGATAACTTGGTCAAAGGCGCGGCCGGTCAAGCGATTCAAAACATGAATCTGATGTTCGGGCTGAAAGAAACTTGCGGTCTGGCGAGCATCGGCTTGTCGCCTTAA